A window from Mytilus galloprovincialis chromosome 8, xbMytGall1.hap1.1, whole genome shotgun sequence encodes these proteins:
- the LOC143085265 gene encoding uncharacterized protein LOC143085265 isoform X4, producing the protein MEQQERENFYRHSTLIVDDTNEVFQGLVDLHLTNESLNLIQFIENNQHDIYHLCYNNITCCSCPTKAKKPIGSPPSRILHPSQLDILFDINKKHPNHNAHNRAKHCCCPVSTKLKRDDLDLTLARCLLVNFSNVVPDHSKERYSLEKLIKFRNNTYGHATKGTVSNKEYCDNREEIEACIMILAKTCGREEDFRQKLKDAKVRTLDETICRQLQTSLLLSAQRETDIPAVIETAVEAAFEKFQGKHESTHADTKESQTRYERSPSKESLDRSFTEEHDILPDSFLHCLAYGLSVNWKDAAFGLQFNKNEIDEIKEENPSSIVVQATTMLIKWKRRRGIQPEMIDEICHALTECGRKDLSDTLKKKLGIYKSEKVNEEDSPTGLQSTGISRQISYRDEELEELETTEGQFIETSAFEEVKRVLMDKKMVFIKGENGSGKTSLGYHLYCDLIDNKTMDKDNICKNMTEFLNEYDLEETQVLFLDDVFGTLHFDKTEFRKWSELMERMPEDRKNENYAGCVTYMIFTSRSSLIEMINQKEYVGCMDQSYLVDIPSITKRLSVLEKKNIFSRFWSKYHKEGSAQPSFVNNFQFPETKDFDFWFSAEVMARCSYGETFWKDPVNFLLKKLKDEIDSSTISLELCKKLISNNSKEKKCSDSHTLGCRFLKDERKLLKQHPEFFKYISPDQFEFQHTLMKDKIEIYLAGKGDLADAIRHLPLQHLMTAVLPKKGGHLLKKKEIELRLKNEHICHLIDRLIAEVLKGNVKDVSSHDVWNTDAWVIMLDNILKKESSDKIHTLLTIEDRKEGKNFLYWSALKHKRRLCEKLLRHIESCEQIEYKENLLSVTLVGACTIQKNISIVRELIKFGADVSFCNACRIEDTMRNDEKGIEYLIDEQHMCPLDVAISYGNISHVENLLNRGATISHCSWRQWEIIHKAFGRGDMFVKQPVFLEAFLDVFSKYNADKQTISPCVEKSGFYVLFNEINESCDDLDHIFLTFAKYSVLSTTLLNAFLECKVDANVTNRDKKNALHLLVDHSGLDICEKCKVIELLLLKGCDANMKAKQRQTPLSLAIRKQYKHPQILQTLLEGNADVNIKVGEGKSLLHVCIETAMPPNDAINIIRKLKDQNCDPYLVDKKGQSVIEILFQQDEIKIDILSELCRHPLHTCLEYSKIPEERKLKIIRYLHGRGMDIDCRDEKEQTPLSTAITSCCSPSVIQCFLQLGASLNLKFGNDYSILQLFLRFHPDIDDLTIKEFVNQDVHLQSRNFMVIIADILKSSKNYHFVLKIILGQLSSESASFKSFFDEENRTFLHLTVMSVFTDRECKEVSEMFINNGVDVNHRAKGQIHALDLAIRNDKVRRTSTIIYLLEHSKLKEFNAKTFLSDIFDSGQICIEILSRAIDKKIINKSKPPKTKILHILAEKGLDNFYKNFPNTGHTTCPPSIESNLGLPHSQSVSSKMIDMVERNETSNESQIIKCLLECGFQINEKDGLGRTPLHKACYCKDQDISLISALCENGADTNAKDQDKNTPLHSCVASASEDLITLAVCKILLRYSAKVGKCNNKNRTPLMLAVKQETERIKTVTFLLNNNSDINVKDSKDESCLHYCIRKRTPDIDACKLLQILLESNPKLEHKNTLGLTALNLASTFNTFSRVSCIIRLLEKGAKVNSIDSFNRTPLFNVVRCLRGHDILLSLERIVRLAILFACHADPGYATQTNETVNDFETGDSVVKSMIREYPATEDKLVSFICTKLQAVSKNYSEHSQKQSFKFELKELKKEISGAITEAIGYLGEICFDNEEDDVCLSSDYCAQVAM; encoded by the exons ATGGAACAGCAAGAGCGAGAAAATTTTTATCGACATTCCACACTGATCGTAGATGATACAAATGAAGTTTTCCAGGGATTAGTTGATCTGCATTTAACTAATGAAAGCCTCAACCTTATCCAGTTCATCGAAAATAATCAGCATGACATTTATCATCTCTGTTATAACAACATCACCTGCTGTTCATGTCCAACCAAGGCAAAAAAACCAATAGGTTCCCCACCGAGTAGAATTCTACATCCCTCTCAGTTAGACATTCTTTTCGATATCAATAAAAAGCACCCAAACCACAACGCTCATAATCGGGCAAAGCATTGCTGCTGTCCCGTTAGTACTAAATTAAAACGGGATGATCTTGACCTAACACTTGCAAGATGTTTATTAGTAAACTTCTCTAATGTTGTACCGGATCATTCCAAAGAAAGATATTCGCTGGAGAAATTAATCAAGTTTAGAAACAACACGTATGGTCATGCAACGAAAGGAACAGTCTCCAATAAAGAGTACTGCGATAATAGGGAAGAAATTGAAGCATGCATTATGATTCTCGCTAAAACATGTGGAAGAGAAGAGGATTTTAGGCAGAAATTAAAAGATGCTAAAGTCAGAACTTTAGACGAAACAATATGTAGACAGCTCCAAACATCACTTTTGCTTTCTGCCCAGAGAGAGACG GACATACCGGCTGTGATAGAAACTGCTGTTGAAGCTgcttttgaaaagtttcaaggaaAACATGAAAGCACCCACGCAG ATACCAAAGAGTCGCAAACAAGATACGAACGAAGCCCAAGCAAAGAAAGTTTAGACCGCAGTTTTACAGAAGAACATG ATATTCTCCCTGATAGTTTTCTGCATTGTCTTGCGTATGGGTTGAGTGTTAACTGGAAAGATGCTGCCTTTGGACTGCaattcaacaaaaatgaaatagacgaaataaaagaagaaaatccATCGAGTATTGTAGTTCAAGCCACCACTAtgctaattaaatggaaaagACGCAGAGGAATACAACCAGAAATGATCGACGAAATATGTCATGCTTTGACCGAGTGTGGAAGAAAAGACTTGAGTGACACTTTAAAAAAGAAGCTAG GTATTTATAAATCCGAGAAAGTAAATGAGGAAGATTCACCAACTGGTTTGCAATCAACTGGTATTTCAAGACAGATTTCTTATCGAG aTGAGGAACTGGAAGAGCTTGAGACTACTGAAGGACAATTTATTGAAACCAGTGCTTTTGAGGAAGTCAAAAGGGTGTTAATGGATAAGAAAATGGTATTCATAAAAGGTGAGAATGGATCGGGCAAGACAAGTCTCGGATATCATTTATATTGTGatttaatagataacaaaacCATGGATAAGGATAACATTTGTAAGAATATGActgaatttttaaatgaatatgatCTTGAAGAAACACAAGTGTTATTTTTAGATGATGTATTTGGGACGCTACACTTTGATAAAACCGAGTTCCGCAAATGGTCAGAACTCATGGAACGGATGCCTGAAGATCGCAAAAACGAAAATTATGCTGGGTGTGTAACCTACATGATTTTCACCTCGAGAAGCAGTTTGATTGAAATGATTAATCAAAAAGAATATGTTGGTTGTATGGATCAAAGTTATTTGGTTGACATTCCTTCTATCACAAAAAGGTTATCggttttagaaaagaaaaatatctTCAGTCGATTTTGGTCAAAATATCACAAAGAAGGGTCTGCTCAACCTTCCTTCGTCAACAACTTTCAATTTCCAGAGACAAAAGATTTCGACTTTTGGTTCTCTGCTGAAGTGATGGCAAGATGCTCTTACGGAGAAACATTCTGGAAAGATCCTGTAAACTTCttgctaaaaaaattaaaagatgaaatTGACAGCAGTACTATTTCACTCGAGCTTTgcaaaaaattaatttcaaataattccaaagaaaaaaaatgttctgaTTCACACACACTTGGTTGCAGGTTTTTAAAGGATGAACGAAAACTTCTTAAACAACATCCTGAATTTTTTAAGTATATCTCTCCAGACCAATTCGAGTTTCAGCACACATTGATGAAAGACAAAATTGAGATTTACCTAGCTGGAAAAGGTGATTTGGCAGATGCAATAAGACATTTGCCTCTTCAACATCTAATGACTGCTGTTTTACCGAAAAAAGGtggtcatttgttaaaaaaaaaagagatcgAACTTCGTTTGAAAAATGAACATATATGTCATTTAATAGATAGACTAATAGCAGAGGTTTTAAAAGGTAATGTCAAAGATGTATCATCACATGATGTTTGGAATACCGACGCTTGGGTTATCATGCTAGACAATATCTTGAAGAAGGAGTCATCTGACAAGATACACACATTGTTGACGATTGAAGACAGAAAGGAAGGTAAAAACTTTCTTTACTGGAGCGCCCTGAAACATAAACGGCGACTGTGCGAGAAACTTCTACGGCATATTGAGAGTTGTGAACAAATAGAATATAAAGAAAATTTGCTTTCTGTGACCCTTGTTGGTGCATGTACAATACAAAAGAATATTTCAATCGTTAGGGAGCTAATCAAATTTGGTGCCGACGTCAGTTTCTGCAATGCTTGTCGAATAGAAGACACCATGCGAAATGATGAAAAGGGAATTGAATATTTAATAGATGAACAACACATGTGTCCTCTCGATGTAGCTATAAGTTATGGAAAcatttctcatgtagaaaatctgCTGAATCGTGGAGCTACTATATCTCATTGTTCCTGGCGACAGTGGGAAATAATTCATAAAGCATTTGGCCGTGGTGATATGTTTGTTAAACAACCAGTATTTCTTGAAGCTTTTTTGGATGTTTTTTCAAAGTACAATGCGGATAAGCAAACTATATCTCCCTGCGTCGAGAAGTCCGGATTTTATGtcctttttaatgaaatcaatgaGTCGTGCGATGATTTAGACCATATATTCCTAACATTTGCCAAGTACAGTGTATTAAGTACTACTCTTTTGAATGCATTTCTTGAATGCAAAGTGGATGCAAATGTGACCAACAGAGACAAAAAGAACGCCTTACATTTACTTGTGGACCATTCGGGGCTTGATATATGTGAAAAATGTAAAGTAATAGAGTTACTTTTACTGAAAGGATGCGATGCTAACATGAAAGCTAAACAGCGACAAACCCCACTGTCATTAGCCATAAGAAAACAGTATAAACATCCACAGATTCTGCAGACTCTTTTGGAAGGAAATGCTGATGTAAATATCAAAGTAGGAGAAGGAAAATCTTTGTTACATGTTTGTATAGAAACTGCAATGCCGCCAAATGATGCGATAAATATCATTagaaaattgaaagatcaaaattgCGATCCATATTTGGTAGACAAAAAAGGTCAAAGCGTAATCGAAATCCTATTTCAACAGGACGAAATTAAAATCGACATTTTAAGTGAACTTTGCCGTCATCCCCTCCATACTTGCCTTGAATACAGCAAAATACCAGaagaaagaaaattgaaaatcatcCGATATTTACATGGCAGAGGAATGGACATAGATTGTCGTGACGAGAAAGAACAAACCCCTTTATCGACTGCAATCACCTCATGTTGTAGTCCGTCAGTCATTCAATGCTTTCTCCAGCTGGGAGCTTCACTAAATCTTAAGTTTGGGAATGATTATTCCATATTGCAATTATTTCTGAGATTTCATCCTGACATAGACGATTTGACAATCAAAGAGTTTGTTAATCAAGATGTACATCTCCAGTCGAGAAATTTCATGGTTATCATAGCGGATATTTTGAAAAGCAGCAAAAATTATCATTTCGTATTGAAAATCATTTTGGGCCAACTGTCGTCCGAATCAGCATCCTTTAAATCATTCTTTGATGAAGAAAATAGAACATTTCTGCATCTGACCGTTATGTCAGTATTCACGGATAGGGAATGTAAAGAGGTTTCCGAAATGTTTATCAACAATGGAGTTGATGTTAATCACAGAGCAAAAGGTCAAATTCATGCTCTAGATTTGGCAATACGAAACGATAAAGTCAGAAGGACGAGCACCATTATATACCTATTGGAGCATTCCAAGTTAAAGGAGTTTAATGCAAAAACATTCTTGTCAGATATTTTTGACAGTGGACAAATTTGTATAGAAATTTTATCCAGAgcaattgacaaaaaaattatcaacaaatCTAAACCACCAAAAACTAAAATATTGCACATTCTAGCAGAAAAGGGGTTAGACAACTTTTATAAAAACTTTCCAAATACAGGTCACACGACTTGTCCCCCTTCTATAGAGTCAAATCTGGGACTTCCTCATTCCCAAAGCGTTAGTTCTAAAATGATAGATATGGTAGAACGCAACGAAACATCTAACGAGTCGCagattataaaatgtttattgGAATGCGGgtttcaaataaatgaaaaagatGGCCTTGGAAGAACTCCGTTGCACAAAGCTTGCTATTGCAAAGATCAAGACATAAGTTTGATAAGTGCATTATGTGAAAATGGTGCAGATACAAATGCGAAGGATCAAGATAAAAACACGCCACTTCATTCATGTGTAGCCTCAGCATCCGAAGATCTGATTACTTTAGCTGTGTGCAAAATTTTATTAAGATACTCGGCAAAGGTTGGAAAATGTAACAACAAGAATAGAACCCCCTTGATGCTCGCTGTTAAACAAGAGACAGAAAGAATAAAAACAGTGACATTTCTTTTAAACAACAATTCTGATATCAACGTTAAAGATAGCAAAGACGAAAGTTGTCTGCATTACTGCATACGAAAACGAACGCCAGATATTGATGCTTGTAAACTGTTACAAATTCTATTGGAAAGCAATCCCAAATTAGAACATAAGAATACTCTTGGTTTGACGGCTTTAAATCTGGCATCCACATTTAACACATTTAGTCGAGTTTCATGCATAATTCGACTTCTTGAAAAGGGGGCGAAAGTAAATTCTATTGATTCGTTCAATCGCACCCCACTTTTCAATGTTGTTCGTTGTTTGCGAGGTCATGATATCCTGTTATCGCTTGAAAGAATAGTTAGACTTGCTATTTTATTTGCGTGCCATGCAGATCCGGGGTATGCAACTCAAACCAACGAGACAGTAAACGATTTTGAAACCGGAGATTCCGTAGTAAAAAGTATGATAAGAGAATACCCTGCAACAGAAGACAAACTTGTGTCATTTATCTGTACAAAGCTTCAAGCAGTCTCAAAAAATTACTCAGAGCATTCACAaaaacaaagttttaaatttgaattgaaGGAGTTAAAGAAAGAAATCTCTGGGGCTATTACCGAGGCAATCGGATATTTAGGCGAAATTTGCTTTGATAATGAGGAAGACGATGTTTGTCTTAGCAGTGATTATTGTGCACAAGTAGCAATGTAG